The Photobacterium sp. TY1-4 DNA window CCTGTTATGACGCTCGGCAAGAATACTTTACGTATCAGTGCCATGAAAAATTACAGTTGTGATTTATTTGTTTCTTAACGTTTACGTAAATGTTAGTGCTATGCTTACGAAAACGTCAAGGAAATGAGATGGCAATCATCGGCATTTGTGGTTGCTCAGTTGCTGTCAATCAATGTGGCTTTCACAAAGGGTGAAGTTATGGAGAAAAATGTGTGGATTGTTGCGGCTCGCCGTACCCCGCTGGGGAGCTTTCAGGGCCAATTTTCCTCGTTGTCATCCACTGAACTGGGGCGGTTTGCCATTCAGGGAGTGTTGGAAAAATCCGGGCTGGAGCCGTCTCAGGTGGATGAAGTGTTGATGGGATGTGTGCTGCCGGCCGGATGCGGCCAAGCACCTGCGCGGCAGGCGGCACTGGCCGCCGGGATCCCGGACTCGGTGGGTTGTACCACGATCAACAAAGTGTGTGGATCCGGAATGAAGTCCGTCATGCTGGCGCATGATTTAATCCGTGCCGGGAGTGCTCGGGCTGTCGTTGCCGGTGGCATGGAAAGCATGACCAACGCACCTTACTTGCAAAAAGATGCCCGGCGTGGCGCGCGCTTGGGTCATACCACCTTGCACGATCACATGTTTCTGGATGGACTGCAGGACGCTTATGAAGGTCACCTGATGGGCGTTTATGCTCAACAGATCGCGGATCAGTGTGATTTCAGCCGCGAGCAGATGGACGATTGGGCCAAGATGTCGGTTCAGCGGGCACTGGCGGCGCAACAGCAGCAGGCGTTCGCGGAAGAAATCATGCCGGTTCGGGTCGAAAATCGCCGCGGCGTTGCCGTGTACGATCATGACGAACATCCGGGTGAGATCGACCTCAACAAAATCAGCACCCTGAAACCAGTGTTTGCCGAAGATGGCTCGGTCACTGCTGCCAGCTCCAGTGCCATTTCTGATGGTGCGGCGGCCTTGCTGGTGATGAGCGAAGAGGCCGCGCGTCATTATGGATTCACTCCGCTGGCGATCATTCGTGGTCATGCAACCCATGCCCGTAAACCGGCAGAGTTCACCGTCGCCCCGGTTGACGCGATCCGCCAGCTCCTGACGAATCTGTCGTGGTCTGTCGATGACGTCGATTTGTGGGAAATTAACGAAGCCTTTGCTGTGGTGACGCAAATTGCGGTTCGCGAACTGGGGCTGGAAGCCGACAAGGTTAATATCCACGGTGGCGCCTGCGCATTGGGGCACCCCATCGGTGCCAGTGGTGCCCGAATTCTGGTAACGCTGATCCATGCGCTCAAACAGCAGGCCCGGCAAGGGCAATCAATGTCATCTGGTGCGTCAATGTCCTCTCATGCGTCAACAGAAGTCCGTTCGCTCAAAGGTGTGGCCGCCTTATGTATTGGTGGTGGTGAAGCAACGGCAATCGCGGTCGAAGTACCGCTTTAACTCGTCCGGGCAATTTGCCGTACTGTCCGAAATGGTGAAAGACAAATCAAGGGGTGTTCGCACCCGAAGGAGCTACCATGATCCAACATGTACCACTCCTGATTGACGGTGAGTTTCGTCAATCGCAGTCTCTTCAATGGATTGATGTCACGAATCCGGCAGACAACAACGTGATCGCCAAGTTGCCTTGTGCGACGGAAGATGAAATCGAAGAAGCGATCGAAAGCGCGGCAGCCGCTTTCCAAACCTGGAAAGAAGTGCCGGTACCAGAGCGGGCGAGGCTGATGCTCAGTTATCAGCATTTGCTGAAAACACACCATGATGAGTTAGCCGAACTGCTGTCCAGCGAAACCGGGAAAATCTTCGCTGATGCCAAAGGTGATGTCTGGCGCGGGATCGAAGTGGTTGAACAAGCCGCCAATATTTCCAGCTTAATGATGGGTGAGACGGTCGAGAACGTTGCCACCAATATCGACACTTACTCGATGATCCAGCCGCTCGGGGTTTGCTCCGGGATCACACCGTTTAACTTTCCGGCCATGATCCCGCTGTGGATGTTCCCAATGGCGATTGCTGCGGGCAATACCTTCATCCTCAAACCGTCAGACCAAGTGCCGTTGACGGCCATGCGTCTGGCAGAATTGTTTCTCGAAGCCGGTGCGCCGAAAGATGTGCTGCAAATTGTCCACGGTCAGAAAGATCAGGTCGATTACCTGCTGAAGCACCCGACAATTCGCACCGTGTCGTTTGTCGGCTCCGTCCCGGTTGCCCGTCATATCTACCAAACCGGGACCCATCATCTGAAACGGGTGCAGGCCTTTGCCGGAGCCAAAAACCATATGGTGGTGATGCCGGATGCCAATAAAGCGCAGGTGATTAATAACCTGGTGGGATCATCTGTGGGGGCCGCCGGTCAGCGCTGCATGGCGATCTCGGTTGCCGTGCTGGTCGATGGCGCTAAAGAATGGATCCCCGACTTGAAAGAAGCGCTGGCGAAAGTGCATCCGGGGGCCTGGGATGATACAGAAGCGGGTTATGGACCACTGATCAGCCCGCAGGCCAAGAACCGGGTACTGAGCTTGATCGAGCAAGGGAAAGCTCAGGGGGCGGTGTGCGAGCTCGATGGCAGCCATTGCGAGGTCACGGGATATCCGGACGGCAACTGGGTTGGGCCGACGCTGTTTAGCGGCGTGAATCCTGAGATGTCGATCTACCAGGAAGAGATCTTCGGTCCGGTGCTGATCTGCGTGGAAGTGGACTCGCTGGAAGAAGCGATCGAACTGGTGAACAACAATCCTTACGGTAACGGCACATCAATCTTTACCGCCTGTGGCGCTGCGGCCCGGAAATATCAGCATGAAATCCAGGTGGGGCAAGTCGGGATCAATGTCCCCATCCCGGTACCGCTGCCGTTCTTCTCATTTACTGGTTGGAGGGGCAGCTTCTACGGCGATCTGCATGCGTATGGCAAGCAGGCGATCCGCTTCTATACCGAAACCAAAACCGTGACCGCGCGCTGGTTCGACGATGATATTCCGACCGGCCCGAACCTGACGATTCACTTGCGTTGAGACAAGGCTGAAGGAGAAGCTGATGGATTTTG harbors:
- a CDS encoding thiolase family protein, which produces MEKNVWIVAARRTPLGSFQGQFSSLSSTELGRFAIQGVLEKSGLEPSQVDEVLMGCVLPAGCGQAPARQAALAAGIPDSVGCTTINKVCGSGMKSVMLAHDLIRAGSARAVVAGGMESMTNAPYLQKDARRGARLGHTTLHDHMFLDGLQDAYEGHLMGVYAQQIADQCDFSREQMDDWAKMSVQRALAAQQQQAFAEEIMPVRVENRRGVAVYDHDEHPGEIDLNKISTLKPVFAEDGSVTAASSSAISDGAAALLVMSEEAARHYGFTPLAIIRGHATHARKPAEFTVAPVDAIRQLLTNLSWSVDDVDLWEINEAFAVVTQIAVRELGLEADKVNIHGGACALGHPIGASGARILVTLIHALKQQARQGQSMSSGASMSSHASTEVRSLKGVAALCIGGGEATAIAVEVPL
- a CDS encoding CoA-acylating methylmalonate-semialdehyde dehydrogenase, translating into MIQHVPLLIDGEFRQSQSLQWIDVTNPADNNVIAKLPCATEDEIEEAIESAAAAFQTWKEVPVPERARLMLSYQHLLKTHHDELAELLSSETGKIFADAKGDVWRGIEVVEQAANISSLMMGETVENVATNIDTYSMIQPLGVCSGITPFNFPAMIPLWMFPMAIAAGNTFILKPSDQVPLTAMRLAELFLEAGAPKDVLQIVHGQKDQVDYLLKHPTIRTVSFVGSVPVARHIYQTGTHHLKRVQAFAGAKNHMVVMPDANKAQVINNLVGSSVGAAGQRCMAISVAVLVDGAKEWIPDLKEALAKVHPGAWDDTEAGYGPLISPQAKNRVLSLIEQGKAQGAVCELDGSHCEVTGYPDGNWVGPTLFSGVNPEMSIYQEEIFGPVLICVEVDSLEEAIELVNNNPYGNGTSIFTACGAAARKYQHEIQVGQVGINVPIPVPLPFFSFTGWRGSFYGDLHAYGKQAIRFYTETKTVTARWFDDDIPTGPNLTIHLR